The sequence ATCAGACGCACTGCCACTCCCAACACATGCCTGTGCCACTGACGCATGTTTAAGAGTCACTTTAGAACCAAGCCAGAGCAGAGCCAACACCAGATTAGCCTTACAAAGCCCCCTCCTAACCACAGGCTGGACTGATGAGGCCCTCTAATGGTGAATTGTTGTCAATCATGCCTGAGTCCATATGTTTCCTTGTTCTGATAACTGCAGCAGAATAGCTGCAACCATGCATGTTGTCACATCATGTCACGTTTTTTAAACTATCTtaacaggcaaagaaaaaagaaatgtgtgtttgctgtttccGGAGAAATCAATTTTCCATGCCGTGCAAAACACAATTTGAAAACAAGGTATAGTCACTGCTGCTCACTAGCACAGTTTCATCAGAACGATGAAAATAAGGCTTTATGGGGGAAAAGAGAAGGGTTATGTGCACATTACTTGACATTGCATATCAGCCTCCCAACTTGTTAAGGCTAATGGTGTTGCCGGTGGCAATCTGTTGCTCACAGATACTGTAGTTTTGTtacaggaccataccagtgatttttggCCAGTTTACTGcaatttatgcacattttatattgtaacaaaccactttgcaaatcatgtgggggtaataaagatttcacaacatacaatcaaaatccatAATGATCCCATCTGCAAGGGGATAAAAAGCTAGTCCACATTGCTTCTCCTGGATCCAAGGTTCAACAACCCTCTGGAGTCACCCTTCGAGTCCCCTCGCATAGCCTTCCCCAGGGAAGCTTAACAGTAGAATAAGTGGAAACACCCTTTGTTCcctttgttttatatgtttgaAAATGATGCCCAATACCACTGCTGATCGAAAGGTACAGCCATCAAAATACAGGCAAAATTAAAGAGATGTGTCAGCTGTGACAACAGTATGGAGCCTTCAGCCTTTCGGAGAAAATGAGCTACCATGCCACTCTATTATGTAGTTTTATAGGAGGAGCTTTCCTGAACCTGCATCCAGTTAACATTGGGGCATATGCTGTGAGgccaaagacacacaacacacaatgaGGAGATGGCGGTCCCATACAATGTGATCAGTCACAAAGCTTGGGAACATGTGAAAAATATGTGTTTGTCCCCTATAATGTCTTTCAGAATGGtggatttaaaaacaacaacactatatttattaatataaatatttggTTAATACAGTAGTGCTAATTTCAGTGGTCAAATGCTACATTTATTTCTTAAGCCAAAAACTGCTACAATTTTACAATACAGGTAAGAGAGGGCCCCAGGCTAAAATATTGTAGATGATGGAGGACATCATCAGGATTAGTCTGTGACTAATTGCTTTAATTTTATATGTCTTCAAGAGTGTGTTGGTCCAAAACTAAAGGGGTAAAGAaagcaaggtgtgtgtgtgcgtgtgtgtctgtgcattgaTACAGTATCTTGACTACAAGCTACAGGGTAGGATCAATTAAAGTTtttcaactgaatttgaattattataTAAAATCAGTGCAACACCCATGCACTTGAAAAGCTGAAACAGTTTATGTCATAGTTACTGTTAAGAAATCTTTACCCCAGACTGAAAATCACTGTAAATCACTAACTAATCCACCAAATCTTGTAACTCTCTTCATAAGCGTTTGATATATCATGCTGACAGGCATGCAGACACACTAACAGGTGAAAGCGTAACCCTAAACATAAAAGGCTCTTTACGCTCAACATGTTCACATCAGCTACATAGTCAGGGTTACCGCATCTCCATGTTGACACGATCCAGACAGGAAACCAAATGTATGTGATTTAAacagtcacagtcagtgtgCCACTGGCCACTGCATTGTTCCAGGAAAGACAACATACCTGTGGTTAGACACACATGTGAAGAGTACTGAGGCGGCCTTGCAAGCACATGCTAATAACAATGGCAAAACATTTAGAGGATGCACTAAGGCCTGAATGGAGCTAAGCCAAGCACATATACACAATGCATACACAGCCCAAACATGTTTCTCttaaatcacatttacattcacacatttacagcccctgcccacacacacacacacacacacacacacacacacacacacacacacacgcacacacacgcacacacacacacacacacacacacacacacacacacacacacacacacacacacacacacacacacacacacacacacactaattgcAGAGTAAGTGTTGCAGTCATGGATTTCCCTATGTATCTCTGTTTTGTGGTCTGTGCGGCTGTTATTAATTTGTATGTCGTGTAACAAGCTAAGTGTCTTAACTCTGTGGGAAAAAGGCTTGACTTCAGGGCTGTGGTAAACAATGCATTCCACAACAGATATTAGTTGCATATTGTCTTCATGTCTCTGTGAACATaacagtgtttgtctgtcatgCAGTATCAATAAGTATTGAGGCCCACAACTGTGATGAACAGACTGAAGATATGCTTTACTGGCACATCAATAGAGCTATACAGCCTAAAGCAGGCAAGGGGGATGAATGTATACAAAATGACacagtgctgttgtttttgtaggATGGAGGGAGAAGATGCATTGCTGCTATTGCAATTAATCAATACACATTAAAGCAACACCAAGTGATTTCTGAGGATGTTGAGAGCTCAAATTCTGTTTCGCAGCTGTTTGGTTGTACAAAAAGGaaagttcacaaaaaaaaaatggggatgGAGATGAGGGAGCGGCATCTGCTGGAGAGAAGCGGTATCTGACAGTGGAAAAGCAGTAACAGACCAGTAGCCACTTTTCAATCTTTTTCAAactcacaaatgtcttgttggattatttggattatttgatgtggtgaaactgcagactttcagctacaaggtgagctactttgaaagattttttttctgttgccgCAGTCCTAACTGCAGACCCAGAGGTGCTCACATGACATATCTGAAACAGTTATCTGCAGAAATTTGGACTCAGGAACAGAAAGAACTTGAAGAGGAAAGGGGCTGAAGTGGATGGAGACAAGCAGCGGTTTAATACTGAAGAGAATCTGGGCAGGGCTACATCCCGGGTTGGAATTtgagaacaaagagagaaaaaaagtggaaaaacgGCAAAATGGCATATATAATTtgcattcaaattaaattacataaactataaacaaaacaactaagtttattttttttaaaaatccatgtTCTAATCTTGATTAAATAACACATTCACATATTCTCAAGCTTTATTTCCACCAGGCTACAAAAGGATGAATTCACCATTTTTGTTAGCTTGGTTCAGTTCTCTAATGGCCTGGTCTAtccattaaagggatagttaacCCATTTTGGGTTGAGTGTCCCCATTTTGAAGCATCCAGCCTATATCCAGCTCTCAGTGATGATGAGAGTAAGATAGTAACACTTCTGTCCCACATAACAGCTAGAGGGGATGTGAAAtaatgtcaatttttttcaaaatggataaGCTATCCCTTTAACCCAGACATTTACAAATAAATTCCACTGTTCCCAATAATATAAGTCTCACAGTTTGTCAGTTCATAGGAGAGAGAGACTAGGAAAACTGGGAtagaggtggggtgggggtttggGGAGTTGGGGGGGTAAAGGAGGATAAAGTCCTCTCAACCAAAGAGGATCAGCCAGGTGACATCAAAAACTGGAGagaagagttaaaaaaaaaaaaaaaaaacagtctgcacacaaaattaaaaattacatttgaataCATTGCACTCATCTTTGTTCATATGCTGGATGATATAGTGGAACAGAGACAAACCTTTGATTCTCAGTATTTGTCAtactgccccctgcaggtgtgTCTGAGCTATAGCCTTGATTGCACTTGGCAGAGAACAACAGAACTGGTGTAGCAGTACTCAAACATGTACCTGGATGAACACATTGTTCAGCCCTTCAAAGATCTCAAAAAATGTACAGTAGCtccatgtttttctgttgtgtaacTTTGGCACATGTATGGATTGGTACATATTATGTCTTTTCCCTGGATCCTTATGTAATTAGTGCAATATGTGTGGCAACATTGTAGCTGTGAATTTCTCAGCCGCAAAATCATGCAGCcagacacccacacatgcatgaCCACTGAGGACTATCACAGAGATTTGAAATTCtggtttattttacttttatttggtttattttattaatcatGATGTAACAGGCCTTCTTTGTTGTTTCATCCACTGGCAGGTTGTCTATGTCACACAATAGTTTATCTACCTTGTCATGCTGGATATTCTTTACAAACTCATCCACCTTTTCTTTATCCCATTTACCAATTTGCACCtgcttttcagtgtttgtgacTAAAGGGGCCCATGTATCCATTTTTAAGATGTTTATCTGATGACAATCTCTTCCATGGTTTACATCCAGGAATGCCTCAACAATGCAGTGCTTATCAGAGAGCAAAGAGTCAAACTCATGTACATGGAAACTTCTTACCTTACTTAGAACAAACGGTGACCCTATCATGTAATCAATTACACTGTTGTCAATTGTAGTTGCTTTTCCAACATTTAAGTCATCACCAAATCTACCATTTAATATGCAAAGCTTGAGATTTTCCAGCAATACACTACCATAATTACCGAAATCTCCATGCACATCAGTTGACCTTCTGCATTTCCAAATAACCCACAGTGcttaattttttccccattgttttCAACTAGGTCCACATTATCACCACGTAATCCAACATCACCTCTTTCTTGGGTGTGGGCATTTATATCGCCACAGATTAAGATATAATGGTTTTCAATAACAATATCAAGAATAATCCGAGATGTCACTTTCCTTGATAGTAGTGCTTACAGCTGCAGCAAGTTTACACACTTTCTCCACAAGTCGGTCCTCAGTCTCTTCGCCGGCCTGTTCCTCCTCAATCCCGCTGATGTACACATTTTCTTTCCGactatccctaaccctaacctaaccctactTGGAATGGGAGGGGCATGACGATGAGGGGGGTTTAGGGGAGAAAATATGGGGATTTGACGTGGCTTAAGTTGGACTCCAATGCTAACAAGGTCCTTCATCCTGTCAGTGAAATCCAGAAGTGGGGAGTCAGGACTGGAAGGAGCAAGTGGGGGGCTAGGTGGGGACTGGGGTGGTGAAGACTGGGAGTCTCCAGTTGGGGCTGGGGCAAACTCCTCTAGTTGGGGTGAAGGTGCTGATTTTGGAGCTGACACCTCTTTCTGGGTCAGCTGTCCTCCATGGTCCGTTCTTATCTCAGGCACAAGCAGTTCCTCTCCACAGCACCGACTTATCGGTTGTTTTGGGTTGTCTTGCCGCTTGTCCTTGGCAGGGGCTGCTGGTGTCTGATGCACAAAGTAGAAAATGTTGGAACCCAACAGTCGCACTCCTGACTTATTCAGGTAAAATCCATCTGGCTTAAAGAGGTGCCTGTGTTcccaaaaaatatggaaattgtCAATGTAGTTCACAGGTAGAGCAGCACATGTAGCTTTAAGCCATCTGCTGAGCATCATTAGATTAGATCAGTATGTCTAAATATGCTGCCATTCATCCTACAGTGCTAGTGAGGTGATCAGTAGTCTTCTATGAATGCATAAAGTAGCGGTagccagtggtgtagtctacgtgatacgcaggtatactgtgtatacccactagaaaagatctcgcatttccgtataaccacttaaaaatgcgcaaagataggtatcagtatgtttttttgacattatgttcactttcccgttcataaagtcgccttctctgtgttacgaagcgagctctttttgaccatatttcgggggacactacagctggagctaacgttaacgtttcagcaagggagcctctgtgtgtgtgtgtgtgtgtgtgtgtgtgtgtgtgtgtgtgtgtgtgtgtgtgtgtgtgtgtgtgtgtgtgtgtttgtacctaGACACACGAGAGAAGATAACTTTGCCCACTTAATGCCAATATCAATAGATTAACCTGTTGGCTTATGCGGTGGTAGCAAATTTcgacaaagcagcaaaaatagaaagaacatcggaactaccccgaaggagagagttcaggaacctttacaggggcgtTTTctagaaaacgcattgaatgagaaggtgtgtccaaacttttggcctgtactgtatatagacAAGAATCCTTTATTAATAGGACAtctaataaacacaaaataatgacattaaACTCAAGGTATGTGAATGATATATTTGTCAACCAATGAAGAGTCCAGGATTTGAAGTTAGATCGCACACCCGTTCTGAAATGTGTGGATCAGGTGGCCAGAAGAAATGTCCCATCTCAAACTAATACAATTATGTCTCAAAACGAAAGGCACTGTGTGCAGCACCCCAGCATTCAGTCCTGTTGAATAAAGCTGTGGAAGCATTTGGCAGATCAGAAAACCACCACTTTGCTTTGCTTGGCCTTGACTTTCTTCACAGGAACATGAACATCTTCATGGTCAGCACTCATGTTGTTGGAGAGCCAGGCCACTGTCACCGAGTTAGCTGGAGGGATAAAACACACGGGGGTCTAGTcaaccataaataaatagaacGACTCATGTCTTGAGAAACTGTATCtggacaaacacagaaacaaagcagacacagtacaaaacagacaggcagggaatgatttaaaggaccataccagtcaGCCAGTAAATGGGccatgtttggcccatttactacaatttactcacattttgcAAACCATATGGGAgtacttaagatttcacaacatattaaaatccctccattttcataTTTGACATCTGATTTCAAACactcaccttataatgttctgtttctgttgctaacaaagttgtcaacatcaaagcacaacagtgctgctgttttctaggaaaactaatgtggatgactttactACAGTGAAAGAATActagtgtgaagaaagtttgaggtCTCTGAAATTTCTTTTtgatatcatagtggaatgaatggaaaccaatggctggataaaagggagggaaaatgatattggacttctgaaatatgactgcttgctttgggaaaagattagcagaaacatcaAGTATATAAATTTTATAGATATTAGCCTAGATTAAACATGCAAGATCACAGGTACGATGGATAGACAAGACATGAAGAAAAGACTCACTTGAAGCCTGGTGCTCTGGACAGTCCTTCTGGAAATGTTCAACTGAACCACACACCCGACAACATCCACCTGCAGACCAATAAATCATAAGAATGAAATAAACTAATAATTAAACTAATTCTTAATTTCATTATGTGTAAAAATTGTGCTTCATTTTCCAGTACAAACAAAGGTAACTTTTTGAACGGATTACCTTGTGCATACATTCCTTTGGGATTATCTGGGCAGGACCGTGACAGGTGCCCAGTCTGACCACAAATGAAGCACTTTGCAAACGGAAAATCACCTGAAACAGAGATGACAAATAAATTACCAATGGGTATTACACACTGCATGATACATGACAATGTGTCACTAAAATTGATCTCTTACAAATGTCAACTTGGAAATGTGGCACAGTCTTCTTACCGAGAGCAGGATCCACTTTAGCTTTGCATTTCTGTATTTCATGTTCTGTTGAGCCGCAGCGGTAGCAGATGCCCCGGCCCatctcctcatccctctctgcCTCAGGACAGTCTGCCAAGCCGTGACCTGGCTTTCTACAGTTAAAACAGAGCTGGACAGGGGGGAGAATGAGATTGAAAAGAAGTCAACGTTGACAACTGGCTTCCTGTGTTAAAACTTTACTATTTACTGCTGCCTTTTACTGAATTATGCACTGTAATTAGGTaaaggtgttcattcagttttatgtttggcattgagctcatagttactggtgctgttgtactagcctgcattttattaagagctgtttctaatattctgtcctccctcatgtatataaacagggaggacaaaaaaattggaaacacttcttaatataatgtagtccagtagaagacctctgcaaactacaacctcaataataaacaaagaattaaatttacacattctccacaatgtgaaccaaaactgagcattataaactttattaaaaggtagaatttatggcagagctgttatATTGAACTGTGTTAAACTGTCCAAGTGGAGCTagtaaagtggacactgagtgtgtgccagtaaataaaataaaaaaatctaaaaaatatgaaataatgagAACAATGAGTGGAAGAACAGGGGGACATGGGAAAGAATAGTTATCTCTGCTTACACATGGACAATTTGATCTGAAATGACTCACCATTTTgttcttcttgttgttttgcctctttaacctcctgtcctccctgcgcttgtctttctttagggCCGTCTCTACCGCTTCCCTGAGCTCCTGatctccttcctttcctcctccactactCTTGGGCAAAGGCTGCCCTGTCTGCTGAAGATACTCCAGGAATCCATTTACATCTACATTGTCATAGTCCTTTTTCTTCCGGTTGGCTTTTTTCACAGCTGAGCCAGCAGGCTGAGTCCTTCTCAAAGGGTCCCCCCCTCCAGCCCCCTTCCTCTGGCCTTGTGGTCCTTCTTTAGAGCCTCCAGAGGAGTTTGGGTgacttcctcctgctcctcttcctctgagtTGGCTCCATGAAGCGGCGTCTGCTGGTTTGTGTTTATGGATGTTATTGGCTCTGGCCCACCGAGTCATGGCTGGTCATTTCTGGTTGAGGTTACAGAAAGCCGGTGTTAGATCAAATCACTGATCATGAGGACACCAGCCACTGGATGAGTaagcttctctttttttctacaAGCCCAAACTAAAAAtcctgacagttttttttttttttttttttgaacaattaatttgacaaacCTATGAATGTGATGCTGCGAACATAATGCAACCCTAAGGAAAATCATGCAGTCCACATCATGTAGTCCACTCATTTTAATCTAAACAGCAATATTCTTCAATACATTTAACAACTGGATCAAAAGTATCATACACATCAAACACATATGACAAACGATTCACATGGCTATGTTAGCcctaaatacaataaaaaataacatgtctGGTTATTGAAATACACCGTAAAGATCACAAACGTCACCTCAACtcgtgtatttacatttatgtatgCCACAATAGACGAAAATAATTGTTATTAATTGACCAAAAGTGTCTCTCTTCTTTCTGAATTTGCTGAAACTTATCAGGCCGTGGCGTTTCCACATAAAATCCAAGtctgctgacattttgaaaGTCTTTTAACATGAGAATAGCTGCTATTTAACTAGTGCTGAGGTCTAGCAGGCTAACATCAGCGGCGTACGgcatgaaaaataacatttctgtgATGAAAGAGCTGGAGAGGTAACCAGCTCTTTCCCAACAAATACTCCTAATGAAAACCTACAACTTGACGATATACAGAGGCGAAATAACATTCATTAGACAGATCTTGTAAGTTCATCGCTACTCACGCTAGAAAGGGTGATACATGTGTGTACGAGTATTTTGACCGgaagtgtttgttttcttcttctacGCGTTGACACACCCGTCACTGAGAAGGTTACTGCCCCCCAGTGTTCATAGTGGAAAGTGTAGCCCACGTCTGAACACAAACAGTTTGGTGGCTAAATCTGTTTTATGCATTGATCAGTTGGCTCTTTTGAATGATAAAGGCCATAAAATACATTGTAGTACACATTGGACAGTATTTAGTAGTTAACACAGCCTATCTTACAGCCTATTGGTATTTTTCACATGATGTATTCCATGGAAATGTGAGCTTTCCAGAGGTTTTGTTCAGGACCAGGGCTTATTAGGTTACTGTAATGCTAGTTTCGTGTAAGGCTAGTCATGGCCTAGCTGAAGGTCCACAAGAACATACTGAACAAGCattaatttcaaatgaaaagacacaaaacaaaaagccataCAATTAAATATATCACTACCAAAATAATCTACagttgaaacaaaaaacaagggtTTCTGAATACTGCCTAATATACACTGTGGGATAATATTCCCTTTGGCTGAAACTTGCATGTCCCCGTTCATGAGTTAAAATAACCCTCACCTCACTGC comes from Myripristis murdjan chromosome 12, fMyrMur1.1, whole genome shotgun sequence and encodes:
- the zcchc9 gene encoding zinc finger CCHC domain-containing protein 9, producing the protein MTRWARANNIHKHKPADAASWSQLRGRGAGGSHPNSSGGSKEGPQGQRKGAGGGDPLRRTQPAGSAVKKANRKKKDYDNVDVNGFLEYLQQTGQPLPKSSGGGKEGDQELREAVETALKKDKRREDRRLKRQNNKKNKMLCFNCRKPGHGLADCPEAERDEEMGRGICYRCGSTEHEIQKCKAKVDPALGDFPFAKCFICGQTGHLSRSCPDNPKGMYAQGGCCRVCGSVEHFQKDCPEHQASTNSVTVAWLSNNMSADHEDVHVPVKKVKAKQSKVVVF